A region of Chitinophaga horti DNA encodes the following proteins:
- a CDS encoding LytR/AlgR family response regulator transcription factor, with protein MMNILIIEDEPNAAQQLMKMIKACRPLFQFSPVIDSVEAAVQHLQHQHAPDLIFLDIHLSDGHAFDIVAHIDLPCPVIFTTAYDEYALKAFEVNSIDYLLKPIAPERVTKAITKFEQHYASRPRFQQLLPERGHYKQSFLVPFKDKLLPVRVSDFAWFEINNAVVSGVKFDGTVHILEERSLDALVKHIDPRQFYRANRQLIINKAALKEVAQYFNGKLLVKTLPQPREKIIISRDKVTQFKSWVTA; from the coding sequence ATGATGAACATATTGATTATAGAAGATGAACCCAATGCGGCACAACAACTCATGAAAATGATAAAGGCGTGCCGCCCGCTTTTTCAGTTCAGCCCTGTAATAGACAGCGTTGAAGCCGCCGTACAGCACCTGCAACATCAGCATGCCCCAGACCTTATCTTTTTAGACATTCATTTATCGGACGGCCATGCATTTGATATCGTCGCACATATTGACCTCCCCTGCCCTGTTATATTTACGACAGCGTACGACGAATATGCGCTTAAAGCCTTCGAGGTAAACAGCATCGACTACTTATTGAAACCGATCGCACCGGAGCGTGTGACCAAAGCCATCACAAAGTTTGAACAACACTATGCCAGCCGTCCCAGGTTTCAGCAACTGCTACCGGAACGAGGCCATTACAAACAAAGCTTCCTGGTACCATTTAAGGATAAACTATTGCCCGTAAGGGTAAGTGACTTCGCCTGGTTTGAAATCAACAACGCCGTCGTTAGTGGTGTTAAGTTCGACGGCACGGTACACATTCTGGAAGAACGCTCACTAGATGCACTGGTCAAACACATCGACCCACGGCAGTTCTACCGGGCTAACCGTCAGCTCATTATCAACAAAGCCGCACTGAAAGAAGTAGCTCAATACTTCAACGGCAAACTACTGGTAAAAACATTGCCCCAACCCAGGGAAAAGATCATTATCAGCCGGGATAAAGTAACGCAATTTAAATCGTGGGTAACTGCCTGA